Sequence from the Pararhizobium gei genome:
TATTTGCCGTCGCGCACGACGAAGTACATCGGCACGTCAAGCGCCCAGGTGACATAGTCCTCGAAGCCGAAATCGGCATTGAAGACGGCAGGTAACACGCCGGCGCGCCGGTTGTCGGTATCGCGCCAGATATCGCCGCGCCAGGAGAGCAGGCCGTTCGGCTTGCCGTCAGTAAAGGGCGAGCTTGCAAACAGCGCCGTCGACAGCGGCTGAAGCTTGAGCGACACCTGCATCTTGCGGCGCATGTCTTCTTCGGAGGAAAAATCGAGATTCACCTGGATCGTGCAGGTGCGGTACATCATGTCGAGGCCCTGGGTGCCCACCTTTGGCATGTAACGGCTCATGATGTCGTAGCGCGATTTTGGCATACGTGGCGTCTCGGCCAGCGTCCATTTGGGGCTGCCGCCGATGCCGAGGAAGCGGATGCCGAGCGGTTCGGCGATCTCGCGCAGATCGGCCAGATGCCGGTTGGATTCCTTACAGGTCTGGTGCAGATTTTCGAGCGGCGCGCCGGAGAGTTCGAACTGTCCGCCCGGCTCCAGCGAGATCGCACCCTGTCCGGAATGTTCCGCAAGACCGATGATGTTGCCGGCGTCGATGATCGGCTCCCAACCGCTTTTCTGCGCCATGCCGTTCAGAAGGGCCGAGATGCTGGCCTCGCCGGAATAGGGAACGGGGCTATTGTCGGCCCTGAAGAAGGCGAACTTCTCGTGCTCCGTCCCGATGCGGAACTTCTCCTTCGGCTTGTTCCCTTCTGCCAGATAGTCGCTCAGATCTGAAAGCGAGGTAACCGGCGTCTGGTCGGTGGTGTCTCTGGCCATGATCGACTTCTTTTGAACGGGCGCAACCTGCCGGACGGCAGATATCAGGGAGGGTGATTGAACCGGTTTCACGCGTGGTGCAAGTGAAATTCTTTCAAGGCCGGTTCAATTTTTCAAGACCTGTCCAGCGTCCGGAAAAACGCCGGCATAGCCCCAATCGCCGATTGTTGCCTGGATTATTGCCATGGCTGCGACGGCGGCCGTGTCGGCCCTTAAAATCCGAGGGCCGAGCGGAATGGCCGTAACGAAATCAAGGCCGCGCAGCAGGCTGCGCTCGGCATCGGAAAAGCCGCCTTCCGGGCCAACCAGAAGCGCCAGTCTGCGCTCCTTTATCGTTGCGAGAACCGGCAGCGGATTCTGCCCCGCATCGCCCTCGTCGCAGAATATAAGCCGCCTGTCCTTTGGCCATTCCTCAAGCACCTCGGCGAGCTTCTTCGGTTCCCCGACCGTCGGTATTCCCAGCACGCCGCATTGCTCCGCCGCCTCGATGACATTGGCGCGAACCCGTTCCAAACTGGTAATCCTGCCCTGCACATGCTGGGTCATGACCGGCTGCAGAAGTCCCGCGCCCATTTCGACGGCCTTTTGCAGGAGGTAGTCGAGGCGCCCGACCTTCAGCGGCGCAAAGAGATAATGCAGGTCGCAGGGGGCCGGCTGCGGCCGCGTCTGCTCGGTTGCCGTCAGCAGCAGCCGTTTCTTGGACGGAAAGGAAAGCTCCGCCCGCCATTCGCCGTCCCGGCCGTTGAAGACGAGAACCGCATCGCCGGCTTCGAAGCGCAGGACATTGACCAGATAATTGAATTGCTCCCTGTCCGCCTCATAAGCCGTGCCGGCGGCGATCGGCGTGTCTATAAAGAGCCGCTGCATGCGGAAATTTGCGCGCATGTCTGTTTCCTCAGATAAAGATGGCAGCAAGGATCGTGTAGATCACGGCCGAAAGTGCTGCCGAAATCGGAACGGTCACCACCCAGGCGCCGATAATGGTCATGAAGTGAGAGCGCCGCACAAGCTGTCGCCGTTGCGCCTCTTCAGGGCTATGTTCGGCTCGCCGCTCGAAATCCGTCTGTCCCGTGCGGCGGCGCACATAGTCGAGACGGCGCTTGGAGTTTCGGGTGTACCATTCCCGAAAAAAGCCGATGCCGAACACTGCACCAACGGCTGTATGGGTTGTCGAAACGGGCAAGCCGAGCGTCGTCGCAAGGATCACGGTAACGGCCGTCGCCAGCGCCACGCAAAAGGCGCGCACCGGATTGAGCTTCGTAATCTCCTCGCCGACCACATGAATAAGCTTCGGGCCGAACAGCAAAAGCCCGCAGGAAATGCCGAAGGCGCCGATCAGCATGACCCAGAGCGGTATTTCTGCGGTTGCAGCAGGTGAAGAAAAGCCGCCGATATTGGCAACGATGGCTGAAAGCGGACCGACGGCGTTCGAGACGTCGTTGGCGCCATGGGCAAAGGAAAGCAGGGCCGCCGACAGGATAAGCGGGACCTGGAAAAAGATGCGCAACGACTGGCTGCGATTGTCGAGGCCCTGCGCCTGCCGCCGGATCCAGGGCCGGGCGATCATCACTGTCAGGGCTCCGACCACAAGACCGATCGAAAGGCCTGTGCCGAGACCGATGGTCACGACCTTTTCAAGCCCGACCAGGGCGAAATAGCAGCCGAAGGAGCCGAGCATCACAGCGATGAGAAGGGGGGTCCAGAACACGGCCGCGTCGATCCTGTCGTCGCGGTAGATAATGAACGTCTTGATGAAGGCCAGAAGCAGTGCCGCTATGCCTCCACCGAGAAGCGGCGAGATCATCCAGCTTGCGGTAATGCCTGCGAGCGACAGCCAGTGCACCGCCGACAAGCCTGCCGCCGTCACCCCCGCGCCGAGAATTCCGCCAATGACCGAATGCGTGGTCGATATCGGCGCCCCGGACCACGTGGCGATGTTGATCCACGCTGCGGCAGACACCAGGGCGGCCATCATCACCCAGACGAAATGCTCGCGCGACGGGATCTGCGCGATATCGATGATGCCGCCCTCGATCGTCGCCACGACCCGCCCGCCGGCAAAGACCGCTCCGACGATTTCGAAGATCGCCGCGATCACCAGCGCCGTCGTCATGGTGATTGCTTTTGATCCGACCGCCGCGCCGACATTGTTGGTAACATCGTTCGCGCCGATGTTCATCGCCATATATCCGGCGATGACAGCAGCAGCGATGATGATGAGATAGCCCGGCTGATCCGCGACATAGGCCGCGGCGAAGCTCATCGTGATGACCAGAAAGACAAAGCCAAGACCGATGCCCACCCATGGCTTCAAAACCTGGTGCGTCGCTTTTTCCGTCAGCGTGATCTTTTCGAGATATTTATCGAGCGTCGGTTTTTCGAGATGAGGACGCGGTTTGCGATCCGGCCCTTTTTCCAGTTCCCGCGTCATGCCACCCCACGATGCACGCTAGCTTGCTGCGCTGCGCGAAGGCTGGTTCATGGTGCCAAGCAGCCGTTGCTCATATGACAGGATCAGTGTCTTCAGCGCCGGCTCGGCAACGCGCTTGGCGGCCTCGCCAAAACTCACCCATTCCAGCTTGCGGCTGCCCTTCTCTGGAAAGTTCTTGAGCATGTCAAGAACCACGACAGGATAGACCTGAACCATGCACTCCACCTTAAGGCCGTTGTTCAGGCCCTTGTCGTACATGTAAAAGCCAATTTTTTCATCACTTGCATGGCCCTTGACGCCGGCCTCCTCATAAGCCTCCCGGGCGGCGGCCTCGTGGCAAAGCTTGCCCTCCATCGGCCAGCCCTTGGGAATGACCCATCGGCCCGTATCGCGGCTGGTAATCAGCAGCATTTCCGGCATCGCGCTCTTTTTCTTGAACCGATAGCACAGCGCGCCACACTGCATTCGCACCGGCCGGCGGAACATAAGGCGGACATCTGCGGCAATACGATTCAATATATTCAACGTCCGGGCATCCTTTAAGAAAGTGAGAGAATCGATAATCTGCAATAGTGTTATCTTCGCCTGCTTGCGGCAGGCTGTAAACACACAGTTCGATACAGCCTATATAGGTCTTGCCACGTCATCCTGTAGGGGAGGCAAGGCGGAATATGTTCAATTTAAAGAGATTGCCTGCTTGAAAGGGGCCTTTTGCGTCTTTTTCGATTGTGTTTACGCCATGCGCGCGGCTGCCGCAGATTTTCACCGCTCTTTGCGCTGCTTCTGGCCGACGACGGTCGCCGCGGGCGCGGGAATGGAAGACTGCCGGGCTCGCTGCTGCAGCCGCAATTGCGAGATCCGGGCCCATTCTCCGGTCCTTTCCGCTGCCTGCGTGGCGCTGATGATGAAATCGATATGCGTCTGCGCGGACGCTCTCGCTGCCTGCGCATCGCCGCTCATGATCGCATCGTAAATTGCCTCGTGCTGGGCAAGCAGCCTGTGCCCGGCCTCGGCCTGCGCGAAAAGCACTTCGCGGCTGAAGAAGATGCCCTCGCTGAGCAGCCGGTAACATGCCCGCATCGTGTGCAGCAGGATCATGTTGTGGGCCGCTTCGCCAATGGCGCTGTGGAACTCGACATCAGCCTTCAGTCCGCCCTCGGCGGAAGCGGAGGCATGGGCAGCGCGCATTTCCTCCATGATCCGCGTCAGCATGTCCCTGTCGAAACGGGTGGCGCGTTCCGCCGCGAATTGCGCGGTCATTCCTTCCAGTTCACGCCGGTATTCCAGGTAATCCTGCGTCGCCTTCTGGTGCCGGCCGATCAGTTCGATCACCGGTTTCGAGAAGATCTGACCGATGACATCGGCAACGAAGGTGCCGCCGCCGTGGTGGCTGACAAGCAGGCCGCGGCTTTCCAGTTCTTTCAGCGCTTCCCGAAGAATGGGACGCGAGACGTCGAAGCGGCTGGAGAGATCGCGTTCGCTTGGCAGACGTTCGTGGTCGCGCAACACGCCTTCCAGGATAAGCAGTTCGATCTGCTGGATGATTTCGGCCGATGTCCGGCTTTGCGGGATGCGGGCGAAGGCATCGATGATTGCGTCGGTCATGGCAGGTCTCCGTGGTGCCAATCTACCATGCCCCGGAAAGTGGTCAATTTCTTTAGCCACTTTTCGTCCGTCCGCGACGTCAGGCTGCGTCAAAGCGTCCTTTCCATCCCGCTGCATCTGTTGCTAAAAGGCTATCAAGGGCGGGTGAGGGAACACATTGTGGTGAAAAGAAGTTTTGGCTTTCCGGCAGCGCCGGCCCGGGCTCAGGCGCTGGGCGAAATCCACGCGCGTCCCTATGCGCTCGTCACGTCTCCCCGGGTGATTTTTCAGCTGGCTTTCATGACCGACGGCGGTTCCGTTGTCGATCATGCCGTCCTGTCCGATCTGTCCCGCGCCAGCGGCGTTTCGCCGCCGGGCCGCGAGGTCAACCATCATGCCATTTCCTGGGGGCAGGGCACGCTTCGCTGGGAGCGCCACACCGAATTTTCCACCTATTTTTGGGATGGGATCGCTCCCGACCGGTTCGGCGCAGAGGTCATCAATCATCCGTTCGGGGATGGCTTCTCGCCACCCGGCAGCTTGATCTCGGGCATCCGTCTGGAAATCCGGCCCGACAATGACGAGACCCGGGCCGCCATGACGGCATTCGATCCGACCAGCCTCTGTTACAGCGACGTCAAGAACGGCCAGGCCGTCGTCGTCACGGATTTTCGGCAGAACGGCGACGGCCTGACGCAGATTCTCGTCATCGACCGTGGCATGACGGCGACCGGGACGGGGGCTCTGGTGCAGCGGCTGCTCGATATCGAGACCTACCGGACGCTCGCCATGCTCGGCCTGCCGCTCGCCCAATCCCTGTCGCCCGATATTCGCCGTATCGAGGACGGCCTGACCGGCGTGACCCAGAAAATGCGCGGCAGCGTTCGCGAAAAGGCCGACGAGATGCTGGCCGAGATCACGCTTCTCGCCGCCGAACTGGAGGCAGGCGCTGCGTTGAGCCTCTACCGTTTCGGCGCCAGCCGCGCCTATAACGGCATCGTCCAGGAGCGCATCCGCTCTTTGGGCGAAACCGGTGTGCCCGGATACGAAACGCTCGGCACCTTTCTCGAGCGGCGCCTGGCGCCGGCCATGCGCACATGCCAGTCGGTCGAGGAGCGTCAGGCCAACCTCTCCCGCAAGCTGACGCGGGCCACGGCACTCCTCAGAAGCTGGGTCGATGTCGAACTGGAGCGACAAAACAGCGCCCTGCTCAATTCGATGGATCGCCGTGCCAGGCTGCAACTGCGGTTGCAGCAGACCGTGGAAGGTCTCTCGGTGGCCGCGATCTCCTACTATGTCGTCGGCCTGTTCGGCTATCTCGCCAAGGCGCTGGAAAGCGAGGGGCTGCCGGTCAAGTCCAGCGTGCTCACCGGCTTTTTCGTGCCCGTCGCCATACTCGTCATCTGGCTGACTGTCCGGCGCATCCGCAAACATCATGAGGACGAGGATCGGGAACGCCTTTAAAGGTAAGGAACCGGCAAACGATTCGGCTTGAACACGCATGGCGAAAACAGCGAAAAAGGCGAAGCTCGACCGGAACGGCCTGACCGTTCTCGGCCTCGAAAAACTGATCGGGATCGTGCTCGACGAAGCCGGTCTCAATCCGTCCTTCAAGAAGCGTCTGAACGCGGCCCTGGCCGGCGTCGGCGGTGGTGCGGCCGTGGGGAAACTGATCGACACCCGCTTGGCCGCGCTCGAAAAATCCCGCACGCGCATCCGCTGGCAGAAGGAAAAGGCGTTCGGCAACGATCTCGAGAGCATCTCTGCCAGCATCGTCAAGGAATTTGGCGCGGTCGATCCGGCGATGGCGCTTGAGAGGCTGATCCGCTTTGTCCTCGGTTATGAGGGTATCGCCGAGCGCGTCAATGACTCGAGCGGACGCATTGCCGGAATTTACGCGCAGGCTTGTGACGCCGCGGCGCTGCTGGCTGCTGCGGCACCCGCGGAACAACGGGTGCGGATCCCCTCTCTCCTGAACTCCGGGCTGGAGGGTACGGATTATTATGGTTTCAAGACACTGCTGGCCGTGAAGATTGCGCCGGTGCTTCCGCCGGATATCCTGAAAGCATGGGACCAGACTCTCGCGAAAGTCATGACTATTCCCGCCGGCACGACCATTTTGCCCGCGGTAGTGCATGTGCGCCGGGCCATCGCCGAGGCATGCGGCGACATCGGAGCCCATGTGGCAATCGAGGAGGCCTTGCCAGCCACCCTGCAGGAGCCGATTATACTTGCGGAAAAACTGTTGGCCGCAGGCCGTCACGCCGATGCGCTAACCTGGGTTCGCAAGCCCCGCAAGGCCCGTGTCGGCTTTGTCCGCCGCGTCGATCTTTTGAGTGGCGCTCTCACAGCCCCGCCGGATCGGGACAAGCTGGAAGCAGCGATCCTTGATGGCCTGAAGGATCGACCTGCCGCCCAGGCCTTGCGCTGGAAGGCTTTCGAGCAGCGGCTCGATGTTGCGATGCTGCGGGAATATATCGACAAGGCAGGCGATTTCGAGGAATTCGAGGCGCTGGACAAGGCTTTTGCTTTTGTGGATCGCCACAAGGACCTGCTTGCGGCCCTGTATTTCTATCTGTCCTGGCCAAGGCTCGATCTGGCTGCCCGCTACGTGCTGGATCATGGCGGCCGCTGGAAGAACGAGTTCGGCGATATGCTCCCGCAGGCTGCCGAAGCGCTTCAAGATCAATACCCTGCCGCCGCAACCGTCCTCTATCGCACGCTTGTCGATCAGATCGTTGGCGGAGGGCTGCTGAGCGCCTACGGCGATGCCGCAGCTTATTTTACGACGTTGTCGACACTGGCGGCCCGCCCAGGCGGCAACGAGGGGTTGATGCCGCATGCGGCCTATGTTGCCGCATTGCGGGAAAAGCACGGCCGCAGATACGGTTTCTGGGAAAAGGTCCCTGCGGAGCTTTACCGCTCCCAGTAAGGTTGCTGCCCGTAGAGTTCCGCCAGGAAGTCGATGAACAGGCGGGTCTTGGCGGGCAAAAACTGGCGGCTTGGATAAAGCGCCGAGACGATGAGGTTCCGTGAGCCCTCAAACGCTGGCAATATCTGCACCAGTCGCCCCGATTTCAATTCGCCGCCGATATCCCAGGTCGAGCGCAACGCGATGCCCGCCCCCGAGAGAACGGCCTCGCGCACTACCTCCGAGGAGTTGGTGATCAGCCGGCCCTGCGGTTTGTAGATCAGCAGCCCGTCCGGGCTTTCAAGCTTCCATGTATCGTTGTTGTGCGGCCGCAGGCAGATATGGTTGTTGAGATCATCAATGCTCGACGGTTCGCCATGGCGCTCAATGTAACCGGGTGACGCGCAGAGAATGCGGCGCACTGGCGCCAGCTTTCGCGCTACAAGGCTCGAATCGCTGAGTTCGCCGATACGGATCGCCAGATCGAAGCCTTCGGCAACAATGTCGCTGAATTCATCCGAGAGGACAATGTTCACGGAAAGGTCGTGGTGGACATCCATGAATCGCGAGAGGTGCGGCGCGATATGCATGCGGCCGAAGGACGTTGGGGCCGTCAGCCGTAGCATGCCTTGTGCTTGCGCCGACCGGCCCGCAACGAATGCCTCGGCATCCTCGATACCGGCGAGGATGCCGAGCACCCGGTCGTGGAAACCCTGGCCCGCTTCTGTCAGGGAGATCTGGCGCGTCGTGCGTTGAAACAGGCGCGTGCCGAGCCGGTCTTCCAACCGTTTGATCCGCTTGGAAATGACGGCCGGCGAAAAACCGAGTGCCCGTCCGGCCGCCGACATGCTGCCAGTGGACACCACTCGACTGAAGATCTCGAGATCCCCCAGATTCGTCATCAATCCCCTCCATTGTTGCATAAAAAGAACAAGTGTTTAGCATTTGCTCCAGCAGGATGTAAGTGGTAAAGAAAAGATACCACTTGATCGGGATAGGGAGTCCAAGATGCCGGAGACGATTGCCTTTCTGGCGCCGAAGCAGAATGTCCTTGCCCGCCGCGACGCGGTCGTCGAAGATCTTGCCGAGTTGCTGCCACCCGGCTGCCTGATCAGCGACGAACGCGGCCTCGTTCCATTCGAGACGGATGCCTTCATCGCCTATCGGCAGGTGCCGCTGGCCGTCGCTCTGCCGCAGACCACGGCGCAGGTGGCGGCGGTCCTCAAATATTGCAGTCGCTACGGCATTCCTGTCGTGCCGCGCGGGGCAGGGACATCGCTCTGTGGCGGCGCCATCCCGCAATCCGACGCGGTGGTGATCGGTCTGTCGAAAATGTCGCGCATTCTCGACCTCGACTACGCCAACCGGACGGCGACGGTGCAGGCGGGTGTGACCAATCTCAATATTTCCGAAGCGGTAACCGCCGAGGGCTTCTTCTACGCGCCGGACCCGAGTTCGCAGCTCGCCTGCACGATCGGCGGCAATATCGGCATGAATTCCGGCGGCGCGCACTGTCTGAAATATGGCGTAACGACCAACAATCTGCTTGGCGTGACGATGGTGCTGTTCGACGGCACGGTCATCGAGCTGGGCGGCAAGGCGCTCGATGCAGCGGGTTACGATCTGCTTGGCCTCGTCTGCGGCTCCGAGGGACAATTGGGCATCGTCACAGAGGCGACGGTTCGGCTGCTTGCCAAGCCGGAGGGCGCGCGCCCGGTTCTGTTCGGCTTTCCCTCCTCCGAGGAGGCCGGGGCCTGCGTAGCCGAGATCATCGGCTCCGGCATCATCCCGGTGGCCATCGAGTTCATGGACAAGCCCGCCATCGACATCTGCGAGGCCTTCGCCAAGGCCGGCTATCCCATGGATGTCGAGGCGCTTTTGATCGTCGAGGTCGAGGGATCGGAGGCGGAGATGGATGCGATGCTGGCTGGTATCATCGAGATCGCTCGCCGCCACGGGGTGTCGGCCATCAGGGAATGCCAATCGGCAACCGAAGCGGCTGCCATCTGGAAGGGCCGGAAATCGGCCTTCGGGGCCACGGGCCGGATCGCCGACTATATCTGCATGGACGGCACGGTGCCGCTCAGCCAGCTGTCCCACGTGCTGAAGAAAACCGCCGAGATCATCGACAGCTACGGCTTGCGCGTCGCCAATGTATTCCATGCCGGCGACGGCAACATGCATCCGTTGATCCTCTACAACATCAACGACCCCGAGGATGCCGCGCGGGCGGAAGCGGCCGGCAATGACATTTTGAGGCTCTGCGTCGATGTCGGCGGCTGCCTCACCGGCGAGCATGGTGTCGGCATCGAAAAACGCGACCTGATGCGCCACCAGTTCAGCCAGGCCGATCTCGACCAACAGATGGCGGCGCGGGCCGCTTTCGATCCGCAATGGATCATGAACCCGTCCAAGGTCTTTCCGCTCGAGGGGCGCCCCGCGGCATGATCCCGATCTTCGAACCCGAAACCGAAGCGGAAGCCGCCAGCATCATTGCGACGGTTGCCAGAAACGGCCTGACGTTGACGCTTCAGGGTGGGGGTACCCGCTCGGGCCTCGGGAACCCGGTTCAGGCCGACCGTGTCCTGTCGGCCCGCAAACTCTCGGGCATCGTCTCCTACGTCCCGGCTGAAATGACCATGACGGCAAAAGCCGGCACGCCGATGGCCGAGATCGAGGCCGCGCTCTCCGAAAACCGCCAGATGCTGGCTTTCGAGCCGATAGACCACCGGGGGATCATGGGGACGCCAGGCGAGCCCACCATTGGTGGCGTGTTCGCCACCAATGCGTCTGGCCCGCGCCGGATCACGGCCGGAGCGGCGCGCGACCATCTGCTCGGCATCCGCTTCGTCAATGGTGCGGGCGAGATCATCAGATCGGGCGGCAAGGTGATGAAGAACGTCACCGGGCTCGATCTCGTCAAGCTGCTCTGCGGCGCGCATGGTACGCTGGGGCTGTTGACCGAGGTTACCTTCAAGGTTTTGCCCCTGCCGCCGG
This genomic interval carries:
- a CDS encoding glutamate--cysteine ligase translates to MARDTTDQTPVTSLSDLSDYLAEGNKPKEKFRIGTEHEKFAFFRADNSPVPYSGEASISALLNGMAQKSGWEPIIDAGNIIGLAEHSGQGAISLEPGGQFELSGAPLENLHQTCKESNRHLADLREIAEPLGIRFLGIGGSPKWTLAETPRMPKSRYDIMSRYMPKVGTQGLDMMYRTCTIQVNLDFSSEEDMRRKMQVSLKLQPLSTALFASSPFTDGKPNGLLSWRGDIWRDTDNRRAGVLPAVFNADFGFEDYVTWALDVPMYFVVRDGKYHDCTHVTFRQFMDGALKGEIADWEPNMGDWTNHLSTLFPDVRLKRFLEMRGADGGPWRRICALPAFWVGLLYDDAALAAAEDLTRDWTYAETLAMRDAVPAAGLRATHRGLPLFDIAREVLSISRLGLKNRNRLNGDEVDESIFLAPLDEVLAKKATLADDLLSLYNGRWNGTVDPVFADYQY
- a CDS encoding 16S rRNA (uracil(1498)-N(3))-methyltransferase codes for the protein MRANFRMQRLFIDTPIAAGTAYEADREQFNYLVNVLRFEAGDAVLVFNGRDGEWRAELSFPSKKRLLLTATEQTRPQPAPCDLHYLFAPLKVGRLDYLLQKAVEMGAGLLQPVMTQHVQGRITSLERVRANVIEAAEQCGVLGIPTVGEPKKLAEVLEEWPKDRRLIFCDEGDAGQNPLPVLATIKERRLALLVGPEGGFSDAERSLLRGLDFVTAIPLGPRILRADTAAVAAMAIIQATIGDWGYAGVFPDAGQVLKN
- a CDS encoding inorganic phosphate transporter, coding for MTRELEKGPDRKPRPHLEKPTLDKYLEKITLTEKATHQVLKPWVGIGLGFVFLVITMSFAAAYVADQPGYLIIIAAAVIAGYMAMNIGANDVTNNVGAAVGSKAITMTTALVIAAIFEIVGAVFAGGRVVATIEGGIIDIAQIPSREHFVWVMMAALVSAAAWINIATWSGAPISTTHSVIGGILGAGVTAAGLSAVHWLSLAGITASWMISPLLGGGIAALLLAFIKTFIIYRDDRIDAAVFWTPLLIAVMLGSFGCYFALVGLEKVVTIGLGTGLSIGLVVGALTVMIARPWIRRQAQGLDNRSQSLRIFFQVPLILSAALLSFAHGANDVSNAVGPLSAIVANIGGFSSPAATAEIPLWVMLIGAFGISCGLLLFGPKLIHVVGEEITKLNPVRAFCVALATAVTVILATTLGLPVSTTHTAVGAVFGIGFFREWYTRNSKRRLDYVRRRTGQTDFERRAEHSPEEAQRRQLVRRSHFMTIIGAWVVTVPISAALSAVIYTILAAIFI
- a CDS encoding NUDIX hydrolase gives rise to the protein MNILNRIAADVRLMFRRPVRMQCGALCYRFKKKSAMPEMLLITSRDTGRWVIPKGWPMEGKLCHEAAAREAYEEAGVKGHASDEKIGFYMYDKGLNNGLKVECMVQVYPVVVLDMLKNFPEKGSRKLEWVSFGEAAKRVAEPALKTLILSYEQRLLGTMNQPSRSAAS
- a CDS encoding FadR/GntR family transcriptional regulator; amino-acid sequence: MTDAIIDAFARIPQSRTSAEIIQQIELLILEGVLRDHERLPSERDLSSRFDVSRPILREALKELESRGLLVSHHGGGTFVADVIGQIFSKPVIELIGRHQKATQDYLEYRRELEGMTAQFAAERATRFDRDMLTRIMEEMRAAHASASAEGGLKADVEFHSAIGEAAHNMILLHTMRACYRLLSEGIFFSREVLFAQAEAGHRLLAQHEAIYDAIMSGDAQAARASAQTHIDFIISATQAAERTGEWARISQLRLQQRARQSSIPAPAATVVGQKQRKER
- a CDS encoding DUF3422 family protein, with amino-acid sequence MVKRSFGFPAAPARAQALGEIHARPYALVTSPRVIFQLAFMTDGGSVVDHAVLSDLSRASGVSPPGREVNHHAISWGQGTLRWERHTEFSTYFWDGIAPDRFGAEVINHPFGDGFSPPGSLISGIRLEIRPDNDETRAAMTAFDPTSLCYSDVKNGQAVVVTDFRQNGDGLTQILVIDRGMTATGTGALVQRLLDIETYRTLAMLGLPLAQSLSPDIRRIEDGLTGVTQKMRGSVREKADEMLAEITLLAAELEAGAALSLYRFGASRAYNGIVQERIRSLGETGVPGYETLGTFLERRLAPAMRTCQSVEERQANLSRKLTRATALLRSWVDVELERQNSALLNSMDRRARLQLRLQQTVEGLSVAAISYYVVGLFGYLAKALESEGLPVKSSVLTGFFVPVAILVIWLTVRRIRKHHEDEDRERL
- a CDS encoding DUF6880 family protein, which gives rise to MAKTAKKAKLDRNGLTVLGLEKLIGIVLDEAGLNPSFKKRLNAALAGVGGGAAVGKLIDTRLAALEKSRTRIRWQKEKAFGNDLESISASIVKEFGAVDPAMALERLIRFVLGYEGIAERVNDSSGRIAGIYAQACDAAALLAAAAPAEQRVRIPSLLNSGLEGTDYYGFKTLLAVKIAPVLPPDILKAWDQTLAKVMTIPAGTTILPAVVHVRRAIAEACGDIGAHVAIEEALPATLQEPIILAEKLLAAGRHADALTWVRKPRKARVGFVRRVDLLSGALTAPPDRDKLEAAILDGLKDRPAAQALRWKAFEQRLDVAMLREYIDKAGDFEEFEALDKAFAFVDRHKDLLAALYFYLSWPRLDLAARYVLDHGGRWKNEFGDMLPQAAEALQDQYPAAATVLYRTLVDQIVGGGLLSAYGDAAAYFTTLSTLAARPGGNEGLMPHAAYVAALREKHGRRYGFWEKVPAELYRSQ
- a CDS encoding LysR family transcriptional regulator, giving the protein MTNLGDLEIFSRVVSTGSMSAAGRALGFSPAVISKRIKRLEDRLGTRLFQRTTRQISLTEAGQGFHDRVLGILAGIEDAEAFVAGRSAQAQGMLRLTAPTSFGRMHIAPHLSRFMDVHHDLSVNIVLSDEFSDIVAEGFDLAIRIGELSDSSLVARKLAPVRRILCASPGYIERHGEPSSIDDLNNHICLRPHNNDTWKLESPDGLLIYKPQGRLITNSSEVVREAVLSGAGIALRSTWDIGGELKSGRLVQILPAFEGSRNLIVSALYPSRQFLPAKTRLFIDFLAELYGQQPYWER
- a CDS encoding FAD-binding oxidoreductase, whose amino-acid sequence is MPETIAFLAPKQNVLARRDAVVEDLAELLPPGCLISDERGLVPFETDAFIAYRQVPLAVALPQTTAQVAAVLKYCSRYGIPVVPRGAGTSLCGGAIPQSDAVVIGLSKMSRILDLDYANRTATVQAGVTNLNISEAVTAEGFFYAPDPSSQLACTIGGNIGMNSGGAHCLKYGVTTNNLLGVTMVLFDGTVIELGGKALDAAGYDLLGLVCGSEGQLGIVTEATVRLLAKPEGARPVLFGFPSSEEAGACVAEIIGSGIIPVAIEFMDKPAIDICEAFAKAGYPMDVEALLIVEVEGSEAEMDAMLAGIIEIARRHGVSAIRECQSATEAAAIWKGRKSAFGATGRIADYICMDGTVPLSQLSHVLKKTAEIIDSYGLRVANVFHAGDGNMHPLILYNINDPEDAARAEAAGNDILRLCVDVGGCLTGEHGVGIEKRDLMRHQFSQADLDQQMAARAAFDPQWIMNPSKVFPLEGRPAA